The Drosophila sulfurigaster albostrigata strain 15112-1811.04 chromosome 3, ASM2355843v2, whole genome shotgun sequence genomic sequence ACGTGCATTCCAGGACGACAATTCCGATGATGATTTACTGCAGACACCTAAGCTGAATAAGACAGTTCCCCTCACAGCAACTCAACTGCAATTGTCCGCTCAAAAACTTTTCGATACGGAGGTTGAACGCACAGCTAGCGACGAGGAGAACGAGCTGCTTGGCCTGTGCTCGGGCAGATTTACGCAGTCTGAAATGTCATCAACAGCGCCCACAACTTCATCAGCGCTCATCAGTCAAATTCCCATCACACAAGCACCCGAAAGCAGTCAAGCACCCGATGAACTAGAGGCTCTCTGCTCTGGCAACTTTGAAACTCAAAAACCTGCTTCGCCTGAACCCACAACCAATAAGATTGTGTCCAGCGAAGAGGAAGCTGCTGAGCAgcaaaaagaggaaaaacCACGACAGAAAAAGCTGACGaagaaaaggcaaaagaaaaaggcGTTGGGTTTCTCAGACGACGAAGAGAGTGAGGAGGAATCCGCTGCAGAAGAGCAGCTGGAAAGCGAAGCAGAAGAAGTTGAAGAAGTGCCTGAATCATTTGTGGACTACGACTCCGAAGAAAATGAAGTTGTAGTGCAAATGACGAAGAAAGATCGCAAACTCCGCGCATCCAACTTTTTGGAAAAGGAAGCCGAGTTGTCGGAATCTGAATGGGGATCAGCCGATGAGGATGAGAAGAACTTGGACAACTATGATATTGAGTTGGGCGACGAAGATGAGTTCGACAAGGAGAAGCTGCGCAGCGAATTGGGACAAATTCATGCGTAagttaagttaaatatttgacTTTCCTATGCTAATTTTTGCTTGCTTCTAGTCGCAAAATGCTGGATCAGGATATAAGAGAGGTGCGCAAGATTCAAGACATGCTCTTCGAGGATGAAGAAGGTGCTGTGCGTCAGCGGCAGTTCCGTTGGAAGAATGCAGAGAACGGCATGGCTTTCAGCTTGGATGATACACGCAACGCTGAAGGCGAAGCAGATCCCAACGAGGGCAGCGGCGATGAGGAGAACGAGCATCTGTGGCGTAAGATTCGCTACGAGcgagagcagctgctgctggaaaAGGGACTCAAAGGGGTAAACGTAGCAACTATCCTGATCACCAGCTTGTGCTCACTTTAAACTCTTTTTGCAGGCTGCAACTAACGTCGCTTCACCGCTATCACCAGCTGTTGGTAACACCAATACAGCACGCAAGTTCAACATAATCACAGCCAAGAAAACAACGGTTGAGTTGAAGAAGAGTTCACCATTTTTGATCTCGAAGAGCGTGAATCAAAAGCAGCAAGCGGTGCGTGGTTCATTTCTGGTGCGTGACAAAGAAACACTGACCAAATTGGCTGGACTAACGAAAGGCGCTGCTGGCGATGTCGACGGCACAGCGGGAACTGTGTCCGTCAAGTCGACCAAAGCCAAGAACTTTGTTTTCGCAACGCTCACAGAGGAGGAACATGAGGTAATTGAGAATGTTttagaattgaatttgtttttctattaattgtatttttgacTTTATAGAATCAAAAACGGAAGGCTGCCGATTTGTTGAACAGCAGCAGTGAAACGGGTGTCAATTTCATGAAGAAGCCAAGGTTGGAGCCACGACGTGAGAAATGTCTGATCGATCAGTTGCTTTAATTTTGCgcaatgtaattttatttaatcttaATACTAATTAGCTGTAATCAATTGTAAGATAAATTGTAAGTTTTAATTATACACGAtacatttgaatttctttttataaacaGTAATAAATTTTAAGGTAAATCGAGttgcattttgaatttaaaaaccAGGCGCcatgtttgccttttgcaacACTATAATTGAGGGTCATAATGAAGAACAACCCCAACAGCCGTTTACCAACACTGTGCCGCTCTCACTtcagcagcaaaacaataatttgGAGAAGCATTAacgttagtttttttttctttaatgcaAAACTCttgtagtttatttattagtaagtgaaaaatcaacaaattcgCGATTAACGTGACGCCAAGAATAACTCACTGCAGGAGCCGACTGAGAGTTAATCTAATCTGGCGAGAATCGAGAATTTTTCGTTTAGCCGGCAGCTAATAGAATCGAATCAGTCTGAAGCTGGTCAGAGACGCCACTGGACGTGtccatttaattaaataattaacacacacacacaacatggTGGCTCAATCGAAACTTAGCCAAGTGTTCAGCTATCAAAACTGGGTGCATGCCGTCTCTGGAGCAGCGGTGAGTTCACTTTTTTAAGGTTTACAGTTCAAATTCCAAAAGATTAACCttgctaattaaatatttatgatttccattcacacacaaacacaaacatgtGCACACAGGGCGGCTGCATAGCGATGAGCACATTCTACCCCCTGGATACAGTACGATCACGTTTACAATGTAAGCAAAACATAATATTCACAAGCCCATCAAAATTGCTCATAATAACCAATCAAACGATAAGCATGGCGAGTTGATAAACGCAGTTCAAATTCCAAACAGCtgcgtttttaatttgatataatttgaTAATCCATTCGTTGCACGCGCTTCTCAAGGAGTGAAAGGGTAACATGACGTAGTGGAAAACCAGAAAAAATCATCTCCAGACTTAATCCTAATCAAGACAATGACTTAGCTCGTCTGTCTGGCTATCTTAGCTctcaaaaaatataagatATAGGTCTAGAATATACAGTTAAGATATAGAaacacaatattaataatctaGGCATGTGTGTggatataatttataaatagtttctGTTTACTTTTgccaatattttcatttccgATAAgacttgttattattgctcgCAGTTCTAGTTTATGGTTAATAATACATACAGTAAAACCGGTTACAAAACATGAaaggtataaaaataaaaacaattagcTGGAGCACAAATTAGATatagttttgttgtttagtccatataaatataaaatatatataaaaactatatagTAATTTAGAAATGGGTATTTCGTATTATCTTAACGTATGTCtatgttataaatatatacttggCGTCACAATTGATCAttatgggtatcgggtatttcacagtcgagcacactcggctgTAGTACCTGACTTACTTGTCAAtaataatctatttatttgctttactttGCAGTGGAAGAGAGCGGCGAAGTGCGCAGCACACGACAAGTTATAAAGGAGATTGTGCTGGGCGAAGGATTCCAATCACTGTATCGCGGACTTGGTCCAGTGCTCCAGAGCTTGTGCATTtcgaattttgtttatttctacACATTCCATGCCCTCAAGCTGGTCGCTTCGAATGGCGTCAAAGGACAACAGAGCGCCTTGAAGGATCTGCTGCTAGGCAGCATTGCGGGCATCATCAATGTGTTCACCACCACACCCTTTTGGGTGGTCAACACGCGGTTGCGCATGCGCAATGTCGCAGGCACTTCGGATGAGGTGAACAAGCACTACAAGAATCTGCTGCAGGGCCTCAAGTATGTGGCCAAAACCGAAGGCATTGCCGGTCTTTGGGCAGGCACAATTCCATCGCTGATGCTCGTCTCGAATCCGGCTTTGCAGTTCATGATGTATGAGCTACTGAAGAGGAATATAATGACATTCACAGGCGGTGAAATTGGCAGCTTGGGCTTCTTTGTCATTGGTGCCATTGCCAAAGCATTTGCCACCGTGTTGACTTATCCACTGCAGCTGGTGCAGACGAAGCAACGCCATCGCACCAACGATTCAACAAATACACCCTCGACTTCACAGCAGGCGAGCAAGAGCAAGACGCCCAGCATGCTGGAGCTGATGGTCAGCATATTGCAGCATCAAGGTATCGCTGGACTCTTCCGTGGATTAGAGGCGAAGATCCTGCAGACTGTCTTGACAGCGGCGTTGATGTTTATGGCCTACGAGAAGATTGCGGGTACAGTGAAGCTGCTGCTAAAGCGCGGCGCTTGAGAGACGAGGCTCTAGTCAATAGCGAACTTTTAGTTGTAATGCAAAGATATGACATGGCAAAGAGAATGGGTAGGAAATCGTTTAGATTACAAACATCACACTCCAAAGCTAGCCAATTAAGCGCAACAATGTTGGAAtaagaaaacataaattaaacaaaatttgtagtAGATCTTTATTTGTCGTCAGCGGAAACATCGTTTGTAGTGTTGTCAACAGACTTCTGATtatcagcttcagctgcctCCTCAGCAGCCTCCGTAGTTGCCGCTTCCTTGGGAGACTTCTGATCAATGGCCTCATCTGCCTCAGATTCCTCAGCTGCTTCCTTTGACTTCTCACCAACAGCTTCAGCTGCCTTTCCATCTCCATTACCATTCGTCTTCGGCTGTGTGGGGCACGTCAGCTCTGCCAAATTGTACTTCTTCCTGTCTAGGTAGTTCTCAATGACGCTAAGCAAGCACCAACCACGCA encodes the following:
- the LOC133844373 gene encoding peroxisomal membrane protein PMP34, whose protein sequence is MVAQSKLSQVFSYQNWVHAVSGAAGGCIAMSTFYPLDTVRSRLQLEESGEVRSTRQVIKEIVLGEGFQSLYRGLGPVLQSLCISNFVYFYTFHALKLVASNGVKGQQSALKDLLLGSIAGIINVFTTTPFWVVNTRLRMRNVAGTSDEVNKHYKNLLQGLKYVAKTEGIAGLWAGTIPSLMLVSNPALQFMMYELLKRNIMTFTGGEIGSLGFFVIGAIAKAFATVLTYPLQLVQTKQRHRTNDSTNTPSTSQQASKSKTPSMLELMVSILQHQGIAGLFRGLEAKILQTVLTAALMFMAYEKIAGTVKLLLKRGA